A genomic stretch from Sinorhizobium terangae includes:
- a CDS encoding AAA family ATPase: MTLNTGLTTLHEDDIAKHQATAQSLVTKLIILEREDTSRGTPLAGTGRRFVSTVSTGSQRRSREVELQRTIQSVRGADPLLSPAQHAVLYRTRRGIQVALAVADVFARQTNLEQLQARNATAPLGGEEVGQFKALLSAAAYIAAFTLAAYLGATLQGEGEPVDDAAEPDFLFDTPQDALKSMVAGLDRSIAGAQDDLALTARTRAFSRATIEGLIARKARFTGLQSFENVHIRLDQDDFTLNGFDIAPGQKRKPLVMTFKKPEEIIGNHIAKYQALKLAKMLMAYDFDRQMNPFVELGGFLFTFIGDGMPGTGKTILIQMLAGMLHDYCGVAGYAFHYENFGVDQISSYQGKSGQNCKEFVNNVINPRAIGFGTIDDVDQVAARRSDDRASAGQHEVTAVLMESFAGASTVVRGNCTFGMFSNYPEDVDDALRQRAGARWLVDGPQTEGDYIDIFALLVGKNHKIPLGQHDLYAGQEIERAVSKSYVAHSQPQEEGLAAVWERYEKEKGKIATLADVGAYLHMIKEAEPRFTGRAIRNITDAIKMRAMDVELPDDWFKDAGAFMHKSYDEKKAMIEELRGPITIEMVLQEINRYADSEFRYTDKSDDAAVGEIIRRERQREKAIREIETMKREGRWQA; the protein is encoded by the coding sequence ATGACGCTGAATACCGGCCTGACGACGCTGCACGAAGACGATATCGCCAAACATCAGGCGACAGCCCAGAGCCTTGTCACCAAGCTGATCATCCTCGAACGGGAAGATACATCCAGAGGGACGCCGCTCGCGGGCACCGGCCGTCGTTTTGTCTCGACCGTTTCGACCGGCAGCCAGCGCCGCAGCCGCGAGGTCGAGCTTCAGCGCACGATCCAGTCGGTGCGTGGCGCCGATCCGCTCCTGTCGCCCGCCCAGCATGCCGTCCTCTACCGGACGCGCCGCGGCATCCAGGTGGCGCTTGCCGTGGCCGACGTCTTCGCGCGGCAGACGAATCTCGAGCAATTGCAGGCGCGCAACGCCACGGCGCCGCTCGGCGGCGAGGAGGTAGGCCAATTCAAGGCACTGCTTTCGGCCGCCGCCTATATCGCCGCCTTCACGCTCGCGGCCTATCTGGGTGCCACCCTGCAGGGAGAGGGCGAACCGGTCGATGATGCCGCAGAGCCCGACTTTCTCTTCGATACGCCCCAGGATGCGCTGAAGAGCATGGTTGCGGGACTCGACCGCAGCATTGCTGGCGCCCAGGACGATCTTGCCTTGACCGCCCGGACGCGCGCCTTTTCACGCGCCACGATCGAAGGACTGATCGCCCGCAAGGCGCGGTTCACCGGCCTCCAGAGCTTCGAAAACGTCCATATCCGGCTCGACCAGGACGACTTCACCCTGAACGGTTTCGACATTGCGCCTGGGCAGAAGCGCAAGCCATTGGTGATGACCTTCAAGAAGCCGGAAGAAATCATCGGCAACCACATTGCGAAGTACCAGGCGCTGAAGCTTGCCAAGATGCTGATGGCCTACGACTTCGACCGGCAGATGAATCCCTTCGTCGAACTTGGCGGCTTCCTCTTCACCTTCATCGGCGACGGAATGCCGGGCACCGGCAAGACCATTCTCATCCAGATGCTCGCCGGAATGCTCCACGATTACTGCGGCGTTGCCGGCTACGCTTTCCATTACGAGAACTTCGGAGTCGACCAGATCTCCTCCTACCAGGGAAAGTCCGGCCAGAACTGCAAGGAATTCGTCAACAACGTCATCAATCCTCGGGCGATCGGCTTCGGCACGATCGACGATGTCGACCAGGTGGCGGCGAGGCGCTCCGACGACCGCGCTTCGGCCGGCCAGCATGAGGTGACGGCGGTGCTGATGGAGAGTTTCGCCGGTGCGTCGACCGTGGTGCGCGGCAACTGCACGTTCGGCATGTTCTCGAACTACCCGGAGGACGTCGACGACGCGTTGCGTCAGCGCGCGGGGGCGCGTTGGCTTGTCGACGGGCCCCAGACGGAAGGCGACTATATCGACATCTTTGCGCTGCTTGTCGGCAAGAACCACAAGATCCCGCTTGGTCAGCACGATCTCTATGCCGGCCAGGAGATCGAGCGCGCGGTGTCAAAGTCCTACGTGGCCCATTCACAGCCGCAGGAGGAGGGGCTCGCCGCCGTTTGGGAGCGCTACGAGAAGGAAAAGGGCAAGATTGCCACGCTCGCCGACGTCGGCGCCTATCTGCACATGATCAAGGAAGCCGAACCGCGCTTTACCGGCCGGGCGATCAGGAACATCACCGATGCGATCAAGATGCGGGCGATGGACGTTGAACTGCCCGACGACTGGTTCAAGGATGCCGGCGCCTTCATGCACAAGTCCTACGACGAGAAGAAGGCGATGATCGAGGAGTTGCGCGGCCCGATCACGATCGAGATGGTGCTGCAGGAAATCAACCGCTACGCCGACAGCGAGTTCCGCTACACCGACAAGTCGGACGATGCGGCGGTCGGCGAGATCATCCGCCGCGAGCGCCAGCGGGAGAAGGCGATCCGCGAAATCGAGACCATGAAGCGCGAGGGCAGGTGGCAGGCATGA
- a CDS encoding thymidine kinase, which yields MAKLYFSYATMNAGKSTLLLQASYNYQERGMRVVMLIAAFDDRAGAGRISSRIGLASDAIPFSGDDDLYALVDRLNGDGSGEIACVFVDEAQFLAEDQVWQLARVADRLGIPVMAYGLRTDFQGKLFPGSMALLAIADELREVRTICHCGRKATMVVRLDGAGNLVREGAQVDVGGNEKYVPYCRRHWEDRMRDG from the coding sequence ATGGCCAAACTCTATTTCAGCTATGCGACGATGAATGCCGGCAAAAGCACGCTTTTGCTGCAGGCCTCCTATAACTATCAGGAGCGCGGCATGCGCGTCGTCATGCTGATTGCCGCCTTCGATGACCGCGCCGGAGCCGGCCGCATCTCGTCGCGCATCGGATTGGCCTCGGACGCGATCCCGTTCAGCGGTGATGACGATCTCTACGCCCTGGTCGATCGCCTGAACGGTGACGGTTCGGGCGAGATCGCCTGCGTCTTCGTGGACGAGGCGCAATTTCTCGCCGAAGATCAGGTCTGGCAGCTTGCGCGCGTTGCCGACCGCCTCGGCATTCCGGTGATGGCCTATGGCCTCAGAACCGACTTCCAGGGCAAGCTCTTTCCCGGTTCCATGGCGCTGCTTGCGATCGCTGACGAGTTGCGCGAAGTCAGGACAATCTGCCATTGCGGGCGCAAGGCGACGATGGTCGTGCGCCTCGACGGCGCCGGCAACCTTGTGCGCGAGGGCGCGCAGGTAGATGTCGGCGGCAACGAGAAATACGTCCCCTATTGCCGCCGTCACTGGGAAGACCGGATGCGCGACGGCTGA
- a CDS encoding choline ABC transporter substrate-binding protein, whose amino-acid sequence MTSIRSLKFMLAGAVCMAALTAGNAVAAEPESCGTVRFSDVGWTDITATTATVTTILKGLGYETDVKVLSVPVTYTSLKNKDIDVFLGNWMPTMEADIAPYREDKSVETVRENLEGAKYTLATNAKGAELGIKDFKDIATHKDELDGKIYGIEPGNDGNRLIIDMVDKGTFDLKGFEVVESSEQGMLAQVARAEKDGEPIVFLGWEPHPMNANFKLTYLSGGDDIFGPNFGGATVLTNVRAGYTTECPNVGALLKNLKFSLQMENEIMGKILNDGEEPEAAAAAWLKANPTVIDPWLAGVTARDGGDGMAAVKTALGL is encoded by the coding sequence ATGACAAGCATACGCTCTCTCAAATTCATGCTGGCTGGTGCCGTCTGCATGGCAGCCCTGACCGCCGGAAATGCCGTCGCGGCCGAGCCGGAAAGCTGTGGAACCGTCCGTTTCTCCGATGTCGGCTGGACGGACATTACGGCAACGACCGCAACGGTGACCACGATACTCAAGGGCCTCGGCTACGAGACTGACGTGAAGGTCCTGTCGGTTCCCGTCACCTATACCTCGCTGAAGAACAAGGACATCGATGTCTTCCTCGGCAACTGGATGCCGACAATGGAAGCCGACATCGCGCCCTATCGCGAGGACAAGTCGGTCGAAACCGTGCGCGAGAACCTCGAAGGCGCCAAGTACACGCTCGCCACCAACGCCAAAGGCGCGGAACTCGGGATCAAGGATTTCAAGGATATCGCCACACACAAGGATGAACTGGACGGCAAGATCTACGGTATCGAACCGGGCAATGACGGCAACCGTCTGATCATCGACATGGTCGACAAGGGAACCTTCGATCTCAAGGGTTTCGAGGTGGTCGAGTCCTCCGAGCAAGGCATGCTGGCGCAGGTCGCCCGCGCTGAGAAGGACGGCGAGCCGATCGTCTTCCTCGGGTGGGAGCCGCACCCGATGAACGCCAATTTTAAGCTCACCTATCTGTCGGGCGGCGATGATATCTTTGGTCCGAACTTTGGCGGCGCGACGGTGCTGACCAATGTGCGTGCCGGCTACACGACCGAATGCCCGAACGTCGGCGCCCTGCTGAAGAACCTGAAGTTCTCGCTCCAGATGGAAAACGAGATCATGGGCAAGATCCTGAACGACGGCGAAGAGCCGGAGGCAGCTGCGGCGGCATGGCTCAAGGCCAATCCGACGGTAATCGACCCCTGGCTTGCCGGTGTGACCGCCAGGGACGGCGGCGACGGAATGGCTGCGGTCAAGACCGCCCTGGGTCTCTGA
- the choW gene encoding choline ABC transporter permease subunit — MEFLTEYRIPIGGWAKAFVDWLTTNFELFFDQLANFLSAVVAVLLYILQTPHPLIVVAVVTALAWWFRRSLGVTLFTGLGLLLIVNQGYWKETTETLALVLAASFVSMAVGVPLGIAAARRAWVYAVMRPILDLMQTIPTFVYLIPALILFGLGMVPGLIATVIFAIPAPIRLTRLGIISTPPSLVEAAESFGATPWQVLRKVELPFATPQIMAGLTQTIMLSLSMVVIAALVGANGLGVPVLRALNSVNVAKGFEAGLCIVILAIILDRLFRSSDEGESA, encoded by the coding sequence GTGGAATTTCTGACTGAATACCGCATCCCCATCGGAGGCTGGGCCAAAGCGTTCGTCGACTGGCTGACAACCAATTTCGAACTGTTCTTCGATCAGCTCGCAAATTTCCTGTCGGCGGTCGTGGCCGTCCTGCTCTACATCCTCCAGACCCCTCATCCGCTCATCGTCGTCGCGGTCGTCACGGCGCTCGCCTGGTGGTTCCGCCGCTCGCTCGGGGTGACGCTCTTCACCGGTCTTGGGCTTCTCTTGATCGTCAACCAGGGCTACTGGAAGGAAACGACCGAAACTCTAGCGCTGGTTCTCGCGGCAAGCTTCGTGAGCATGGCTGTCGGCGTTCCGCTCGGCATTGCCGCAGCCCGCCGCGCGTGGGTCTATGCCGTCATGCGCCCCATTCTCGACCTGATGCAGACGATTCCGACCTTTGTCTATCTCATCCCGGCGCTGATCCTCTTCGGCCTCGGCATGGTTCCAGGCCTGATCGCCACCGTCATCTTCGCCATTCCCGCGCCGATCCGGCTCACGCGCCTCGGCATCATCTCGACGCCGCCTTCCCTGGTTGAGGCGGCCGAATCCTTCGGCGCGACGCCGTGGCAGGTATTGCGCAAGGTGGAGTTGCCCTTTGCGACGCCGCAGATCATGGCCGGCCTTACCCAGACGATCATGCTTTCCCTGTCGATGGTGGTCATCGCCGCGCTCGTCGGCGCCAACGGTCTCGGCGTTCCGGTGCTTCGCGCCTTGAACTCGGTCAATGTCGCCAAGGGTTTCGAGGCTGGTCTTTGCATCGTTATCCTCGCGATCATCCTCGACCGCCTGTTCCGCTCGTCCGATGAAGGA